In the genome of Pseudomonas sp. P5_109, one region contains:
- a CDS encoding autotransporter outer membrane beta-barrel domain-containing protein — MEFSTDLPKYRFGAYLFSIWLCANWSQAAHAACSLTPTAGNDNFVCDSATSGPLTDLSGNNSLTFPANGTGRINGNVTFGAGTDTVNMASGTVAGEVNQGDGADNFTISAGQVTGAVSQGNGIDNFVMPGGTIQSLAQGDGRDTFLMTGGTIVGAFEDGDVARMTAGTIGRVDMKLDNNLFDMSGGQILGNLVTGLGTDTIIVSGGRIGGNISVSNGNDSITVTGGEIVGEIRAGNGDDSLVWDGGGIIRSQILLAADSDRVTLRNLSESTLALTPSINGGVGDDLLTLDHTTSSGAARYINWETVNLVNGSRFDLDGNFQLGDSTSGTGVFNVDGSSTLTSVQDSITPLTAGRLVTLNNSGVIDLTRANSRTNDTLTVAGNYVGNGGQLLLQSAVGDDNSPSDKLVVNNGTLTGSTLITVNNVGGVGALTRQNGIQLVQAQGTALSDNTAFVLTTPVSVGAFDYRLFKGGITPGSENSWYLRSSVIAPPVVAVANPDPALPPTLVPVVAVPVAAPVVTAVGVDGVATVEAPVLPAAVPGAAPIPLYREAVPTWSVVPPAAAQLSLTALGTFHDRQGDQRLLTQTGTLSAGWGRVYGKNLEQTWSGTVSPKLDGSLNGFQVGTDLFGSQLASGQTQRSGFFIGHSRLQGDVDGFNQGFEGKRSGKVELQGDSLGACWTLTDPAGAYLDTVAMYTWLNGDNHSESGLKFDNEGHVTTLSAEVGYPLALAGSWVVEPQVQAIYQKVKLDSQDDGISHVSFDSDSAWTGRVGARLKGRYEVSGRPLEPYLRANIWHTFTGTDTVTFDHVDQIETQQRTSSADLGIGMVLSVASSVSVYAGVDYTSNIDSTQQRGTFGNVGVRVQW, encoded by the coding sequence ATGGAGTTTTCGACAGATCTGCCCAAATACCGTTTCGGCGCGTACCTGTTCTCAATCTGGTTATGTGCGAACTGGTCTCAAGCAGCCCACGCCGCCTGCTCACTCACCCCCACCGCCGGCAACGACAACTTCGTCTGCGACAGCGCCACCAGCGGACCGTTGACCGATTTGTCGGGCAATAACTCCCTGACCTTCCCCGCCAATGGCACCGGCAGGATCAACGGCAACGTGACCTTCGGTGCCGGCACCGACACGGTGAACATGGCCTCCGGCACCGTGGCCGGCGAAGTGAATCAGGGCGACGGCGCGGACAACTTCACGATCAGCGCCGGGCAAGTCACCGGGGCGGTCAGCCAGGGGAATGGCATCGATAACTTCGTCATGCCTGGCGGGACTATTCAGTCCCTGGCCCAAGGGGATGGTCGCGATACCTTCCTGATGACCGGCGGCACCATCGTCGGTGCCTTCGAGGACGGCGACGTCGCCAGGATGACCGCTGGCACCATCGGCCGGGTCGACATGAAACTCGACAACAATCTCTTCGACATGTCGGGCGGGCAGATCCTTGGCAACTTGGTGACCGGTTTGGGCACCGATACCATCATCGTTTCCGGCGGGCGTATCGGCGGCAACATCAGTGTCAGCAATGGCAACGACAGCATCACCGTCACGGGCGGGGAAATTGTCGGCGAGATCCGCGCCGGCAACGGCGACGACAGTCTGGTATGGGACGGGGGCGGGATCATTCGCTCGCAAATCCTGCTGGCGGCGGACAGTGATCGCGTGACCCTGCGCAACCTGAGCGAAAGCACTCTCGCCCTCACCCCGAGCATCAACGGCGGTGTCGGCGATGACCTGTTGACCCTTGATCACACCACCTCGTCAGGCGCCGCCCGCTATATCAACTGGGAAACCGTCAACCTGGTCAACGGTTCGCGCTTCGATCTGGATGGCAACTTTCAATTGGGAGACAGCACCAGCGGCACGGGCGTGTTCAACGTCGATGGCAGCAGTACGCTGACATCGGTGCAGGACAGCATCACGCCATTGACCGCAGGTCGGCTCGTTACCTTGAACAACAGCGGGGTTATCGATCTCACCCGTGCCAACTCGCGCACCAATGACACCCTGACGGTTGCAGGCAATTACGTGGGTAATGGCGGTCAATTGCTCTTGCAAAGCGCCGTGGGCGACGACAACTCTCCCAGCGACAAGCTGGTGGTCAACAACGGGACGCTGACCGGCAGCACCCTGATCACCGTCAATAACGTGGGCGGCGTGGGCGCCCTGACCCGGCAAAACGGTATTCAACTGGTGCAGGCCCAAGGCACGGCACTCAGCGACAACACTGCGTTTGTCCTCACGACCCCGGTGTCGGTGGGCGCCTTCGATTACCGCCTGTTCAAAGGCGGTATCACGCCCGGTAGCGAAAACAGCTGGTACTTGCGCTCCTCGGTGATAGCGCCGCCAGTGGTTGCCGTCGCCAATCCCGATCCCGCCTTGCCGCCGACGCTGGTGCCGGTGGTCGCAGTACCGGTGGCCGCGCCGGTTGTTACGGCTGTCGGGGTTGATGGAGTGGCGACAGTCGAAGCCCCGGTGTTACCGGCCGCCGTACCCGGAGCAGCGCCCATCCCCCTGTATCGCGAGGCGGTGCCCACCTGGTCGGTGGTGCCGCCAGCCGCAGCACAATTGAGCCTGACGGCGTTGGGCACCTTTCATGACCGTCAGGGTGATCAGCGCCTGCTGACGCAAACCGGTACCTTGAGCGCCGGTTGGGGCCGGGTCTACGGCAAGAACCTCGAGCAGACCTGGTCCGGCACCGTTTCGCCAAAACTGGATGGTTCGCTCAATGGCTTTCAGGTCGGCACTGATCTGTTCGGTTCGCAACTGGCCAGCGGGCAAACCCAACGCAGCGGTTTCTTTATCGGCCACAGTCGCCTGCAAGGCGATGTCGACGGTTTCAACCAGGGTTTCGAAGGCAAACGCTCCGGCAAAGTGGAATTGCAAGGTGACAGCCTCGGCGCGTGCTGGACCCTCACCGACCCCGCCGGGGCCTATCTCGACACCGTGGCCATGTACACCTGGCTCAACGGTGACAATCACTCCGAAAGCGGCCTGAAGTTCGACAATGAGGGTCACGTCACGACGTTATCGGCAGAAGTCGGGTATCCGCTTGCGCTGGCCGGCAGCTGGGTGGTTGAACCCCAGGTCCAGGCGATTTATCAGAAGGTCAAGCTCGACAGTCAGGATGACGGCATCTCCCATGTCTCGTTCGATTCCGACAGCGCCTGGACCGGCCGCGTCGGGGCACGCCTCAAAGGGCGCTATGAGGTCAGTGGCCGGCCGCTGGAACCGTATCTGCGGGCCAATATCTGGCACACTTTCACCGGCACCGACACGGTCACCTTTGACCATGTCGATCAGATCGAAACCCAACAACGGACCTCGTCCGCCGACCTCGGTATCGGCATGGTACTGAGCGTCGCGTCATCCGTCAGTGTGTATGCCGGCGTCGACTACACCAGCAATATCGACAGCACTCAACAACGGGGAACATTCGGTAACGTTGGGGTTCGGGTGCAGTGGTGA